The following proteins are co-located in the Neofelis nebulosa isolate mNeoNeb1 chromosome 18, mNeoNeb1.pri, whole genome shotgun sequence genome:
- the PERCC1 gene encoding protein PERCC1, with product MAAGVIRPLCDFRLPLPTHGPFLPSDPEPQETSEEEEEEGEEGEEELEGAGPEGRSPAPQASGWAPEAAPRGPSSPENPLQLLRFSELISGDIQRYFGRKDRGQDPDTRDIREDDSPAQGLRCADLVNRAPGGPPGGEEAMEPGVLSPRGPEGQARGLGPLAELFDYGLRQYSGPGAPAGRRLRLERKYGHIVPMTQRKLPVSFWEEPAPGPLGLLRPGTPDFSDLLASWSAETGPELPGGGPQTLDGVQLAEA from the coding sequence ATGGCCGCAGGCGTGATCCGGCCTCTTTGCGACTTCCggctgcccctgcccacccacgGGCCCTTCCTGCCCTCAGACCCGGAGCCCCAAGAGActtctgaggaggaggaggaggagggggaggagggggaggaggagctggagggggcggggccagagGGCCGCAGCCCAGCCCCCCAGGCCTCAGGCTGGGCCCCAGAAGCAGCCCCCCGGGGTCCCAGCAGCCCCGAGAACCCCCTTCAGCTGCTGCGCTTCTCCGAGCTCATCAGTGGCGACATCCAGCGGTACTTTGGCCGCAAGGACAGGGGGCAGGACCCGGACACCCGTGACATCCGTGAGGAcgacagcccagcccagggcctccgCTGTGCTGACCTGGTGAACCGGGCTCCGGGTGGGCCCCCCGGTGGCGAGGAGGCTATGGAGCCCGGTGTCCTCTCCCCGAGGGGTCCCGAGGGGCAGGCACGCGGGCTGGGGCCCCTGGCCGAGCTCTTTGACTACGGGCTGCGGCAGTATTCAGGGCCCGGGGCCCCAGCCGGCCGCCGGCTACGGCTGGAGCGCAAGTACGGCCACATCGTCCCCATGACCCAGAGGAAGCTGCCGGTCTCCTTCTGGGAGGAGCCGGCGCCCGGCCCCCTGGGCCTGCTCCGCCCCGGCACGCCCGACTTCAGCGACCTGCTGGCCAGCTGGTCTGCGGAGACCGGCCCCGAACTGCCCGGCGGAGGCCCCCAGACCCTGGATGGGGTGCAGCTGGCCGAGGCCTAG
- the LOC131500919 gene encoding ubiquinol-cytochrome-c reductase complex assembly factor 4 — translation MSRVWRAPATGAVRALRFVRGASRHLQPPPGVRAQGQPAAEAEEEDDPNRPIPFSSSKASPSRWKVQHSLGGEQQRPWWRVLPFSLSLMALVAWCFFRQETSTDRWLKQVFGEEEPEPGDRSQEPGAPTVHQART, via the exons ATGAGCCGTGTCTGGCGTGCGCCGGCCACCGG GGCTGTCCGGGCGCTGAGGTTCGTGCGCGGGGCTTCCCGACACCTGCAGCCGCCGCCGGGTGTCCGGGCTCAGGGCCAGCCCGCGGCCGAGGCCGAGGAAGAGGACGACCCTAACCGTCCCATTCCGTTTTCCTCCAGCAAAGCCAGCCCGTCCCGCTGGAAAGTGCAGCACTCCTTGGGAGGGGAGCAGCAACGGCCCTGGTGGAGGGTGCTGCCCTTCAGCCTCTCGCTCATGGCTCTGGTGGCCTGGTGCTTCTTCAGGCAGGAGACCAGCACGGACCGGTGGTTGAAACAGGTGTTCGGAGAAGAGGAGCCGGAGCCCGGCGATCGTTCTCAGGAGCCTGGAGCTCCGACCGTCCACCAGGCGAGAACGTAG